A single Defluviitalea saccharophila DNA region contains:
- a CDS encoding iron ABC transporter permease: MKKDIEKLIYFLPIPVFLITLCIGSYHIPIAKVIDLMLYKISGYTFFHSVIDTNSLNVLLEIRLPRVILSMLVGASLSVSGTSFQAVLKNPIVEPYTLGLSSGAAFGAALALSFLNIPVQISAFIFAIMGVAICYMAAMKDGDTSVVSLVLSGVVISALFTALLSILQIMIDPLKLQGLVYWIMGSLHTSSWEKVASVLPYMVIGFLLTYVFRWKLNILALGGRDSVILGVNPKKYKMLYILAATLLAAAAVSVSGIISLVGLMIPRVLRILFGPDNRKLIPLSFCLGASYLAIVDCFSRNLFSFEIPIGIFTTILGAPYFIILIRRSKAGVWQ; this comes from the coding sequence ATGAAAAAAGACATAGAGAAATTAATATATTTCTTACCAATACCGGTTTTTTTAATTACTTTGTGCATTGGTTCCTATCACATACCAATTGCCAAGGTGATAGATTTAATGCTTTATAAAATAAGCGGATATACATTCTTTCATAGTGTAATTGACACAAACAGCCTGAATGTATTATTAGAGATAAGGTTACCAAGGGTTATTCTTTCAATGCTTGTTGGAGCAAGTCTTTCGGTTTCGGGGACCTCCTTCCAGGCTGTATTGAAGAATCCCATTGTTGAGCCATATACCCTTGGCTTATCATCAGGGGCAGCTTTTGGAGCTGCCCTTGCGTTGTCATTTCTTAATATTCCGGTACAGATCAGTGCATTCATTTTCGCCATTATGGGTGTTGCCATCTGCTATATGGCTGCTATGAAAGACGGGGATACATCTGTGGTATCATTGGTTTTATCGGGAGTTGTAATATCAGCTTTATTTACTGCATTATTATCAATACTGCAAATAATGATTGATCCGTTAAAACTTCAGGGATTAGTATACTGGATAATGGGAAGCCTTCATACATCAAGCTGGGAGAAAGTTGCCTCAGTACTTCCATATATGGTTATTGGATTCTTGTTAACATATGTTTTCAGATGGAAACTGAATATACTGGCATTGGGTGGCAGGGATTCGGTGATATTGGGGGTAAACCCTAAAAAATATAAGATGCTTTACATACTTGCTGCTACATTGCTGGCGGCTGCAGCGGTATCAGTTTCCGGAATTATCAGTTTGGTTGGTTTAATGATACCACGTGTGTTAAGAATTCTTTTTGGACCTGATAACCGTAAATTAATACCATTGTCTTTTTGTCTGGGAGCATCTTATTTGGCAATTGTAGATTGCTTTTCAAGGAATCTTTTCTCATTTGAAATTCCTATAGGGATATTTACAACTATACTTGGTGCGCCATATTTTATTATCCTTATTAGAAGGAGCAAGGCAGGTGTGTGGCAATGA
- a CDS encoding amidohydrolase family protein — MRVFESHIHFPIDMYEAEFTEKINDVTLRLTDNLVENMIKSNVVKAALLGGRGKVNEMVKEAIHRYPEIFVGLAYIDIDKDGPAILNYYKESGFKGVKIICPNYNYDEERYYPFYQLAQELGLVALFHTGVIGNAVDYLVESPFDKKLIEISRDFETKIKRFNTSSRFMLPIYLDNIALKFPELKIIGAHLGYGMYELSCAIARFRRNVFFDLSGGDVVRRHITEKRLIGKEISSYKILYASDGLPDKLYDDISIWEEELYKMGLSEKEIDNIMYLNAARIYGVEEPEG, encoded by the coding sequence ATGAGAGTTTTCGAATCCCATATCCACTTTCCCATTGATATGTATGAAGCTGAATTTACCGAAAAGATAAATGATGTGACTTTGCGGTTAACAGATAATTTAGTAGAAAACATGATCAAATCAAATGTGGTTAAAGCTGCATTGTTGGGGGGACGAGGAAAAGTAAATGAAATGGTGAAAGAGGCAATCCATAGATATCCGGAAATTTTTGTTGGATTAGCTTATATTGATATAGACAAAGATGGCCCAGCGATTTTGAACTACTATAAGGAATCAGGATTTAAGGGAGTTAAAATTATTTGTCCTAATTATAATTATGATGAAGAAAGGTATTATCCATTTTATCAGTTGGCTCAAGAATTAGGGCTTGTGGCTTTGTTTCATACAGGGGTCATTGGAAATGCTGTAGATTACCTTGTAGAGTCTCCTTTTGATAAAAAACTTATTGAAATTTCAAGGGATTTTGAGACAAAAATAAAACGATTTAATACATCTTCGCGTTTCATGCTGCCAATTTATTTGGATAATATTGCATTGAAATTCCCGGAATTGAAGATTATAGGTGCTCATCTAGGTTATGGCATGTATGAGTTATCCTGTGCAATAGCCCGTTTTAGAAGAAATGTGTTTTTTGATCTTTCGGGCGGAGATGTTGTGAGGAGGCACATCACGGAGAAAAGACTGATTGGAAAAGAGATTTCTTCTTATAAAATTCTGTATGCCTCCGACGGTTTACCTGATAAATTATATGATGATATAAGTATATGGGAAGAAGAACTTTATAAAATGGGGCTTAGTGAAAAAGAAATAGATAATATTATGTACTTGAATGCAGCCAGAATTTATGGAGTTGAAGAGCCGGAAGGATGA
- a CDS encoding sensor histidine kinase codes for MDVMPLIPFLGVSVPESLVLYYMVLVLTKKKESPFVVIILSLLTSIFSFSIRTMPVRFGIHTISQVALMTIFLNLFFRLPWHTSAVVMVLSSVFLGLAEGISVPLLAWIFKLKLEQIISDPLLRILFTLPHLVLLSVLAYIIGKRGWRLPLISEKLGIKNESDKRTTKQSIRQNCLLTLCLVQALMLVLLNLSFHAYNTGVYPSFTLKTLIEVGSIVLLVSVLATIFVSGYLLKVIEHDAKLETEIHYARDRHNLHLRLQVERHDFYNHLTAIYGYIKACHFDQAETYIENLYHTVSRIGSLLKIEPPELAAIISTKYEEAKINGIKFYWHVKIQDGSLPLSPEDLTQLTGNLLDNALDAVKMNGSPRIDLVLMCNRLGLELKVSNNGSPIPQNVRQNIFTAGYTTKSIKQHSGLGLYIIKQIIDRYDGQLQLREPEDYTGVEFMIYIPWKR; via the coding sequence ATGGATGTTATGCCGTTAATTCCCTTTTTAGGTGTGTCTGTTCCTGAAAGCCTGGTTTTGTATTATATGGTACTGGTATTAACGAAGAAAAAGGAGTCACCGTTTGTAGTAATAATCCTTTCCCTGCTGACTTCGATATTCTCATTCAGTATTCGGACAATGCCGGTACGATTTGGTATCCATACCATATCACAAGTAGCACTCATGACTATATTTTTGAACCTCTTTTTTCGATTGCCCTGGCATACTTCAGCAGTTGTAATGGTGCTTTCAAGTGTGTTTTTGGGATTGGCGGAGGGAATCTCAGTTCCTCTTCTGGCTTGGATTTTTAAATTAAAACTTGAACAAATCATCTCTGATCCTTTGCTAAGAATACTTTTTACTTTGCCACACTTAGTTTTACTTTCAGTATTAGCGTATATCATTGGCAAACGAGGATGGCGCTTACCGTTAATATCAGAAAAATTGGGAATAAAAAATGAGTCTGACAAAAGAACAACAAAGCAATCCATTAGGCAAAATTGTCTTTTGACATTATGCCTGGTACAAGCTTTAATGCTTGTTTTATTAAATCTTAGTTTTCATGCTTACAACACAGGTGTTTATCCCAGTTTTACACTTAAAACCCTAATAGAAGTTGGCAGCATTGTTTTATTGGTCTCTGTTTTAGCAACAATTTTTGTATCCGGATATCTGTTAAAAGTCATAGAACACGATGCAAAACTGGAAACAGAAATTCATTATGCCAGAGATAGACACAATTTACATTTGCGTTTGCAGGTTGAGCGTCATGACTTTTACAACCATCTTACTGCTATTTATGGATACATAAAGGCTTGTCATTTCGACCAGGCAGAAACTTATATCGAAAATTTGTATCATACTGTCAGCCGCATAGGAAGCCTCCTGAAAATTGAACCTCCGGAATTAGCGGCTATTATAAGTACAAAATATGAGGAAGCAAAAATTAACGGAATCAAGTTCTATTGGCATGTAAAAATACAAGACGGTTCACTTCCACTTTCGCCGGAGGATCTTACTCAATTAACCGGTAACCTTCTAGATAATGCTTTAGATGCAGTAAAAATGAATGGTTCCCCACGAATAGACTTAGTTCTAATGTGCAATAGGCTAGGTTTGGAATTAAAGGTATCCAATAACGGCAGTCCCATCCCTCAAAATGTAAGGCAAAATATTTTTACTGCCGGATATACGACTAAAAGCATTAAACAGCATAGTGGTCTTGGCCTATATATAATTAAGCAGATTATAGATCGTTATGACGGTCAATTACAGTTGAGAGAGCCAGAAGACTATACCGGTGTAGAATTTATGATTTATATTCCTTGGAAACGTTGA
- a CDS encoding CooT family nickel-binding protein — MCEANVYLIDEKGEEKLFLESVDKILPEEENLILENIFGQRKIVKARIKEMELVNHRIVLQR, encoded by the coding sequence ATGTGTGAAGCAAATGTTTATTTAATTGATGAGAAAGGTGAAGAAAAGCTGTTTCTTGAATCTGTTGACAAGATACTCCCAGAAGAAGAGAACTTGATATTGGAAAATATATTTGGACAAAGGAAGATAGTAAAAGCAAGGATTAAGGAAATGGAACTGGTAAATCATAGAATTGTTTTGCAAAGATGA
- a CDS encoding ABC transporter substrate-binding protein, whose product MKKIIALFTMICIMAILAVGCQKAEVKQNEETKSTTVKIIDSRGKEVEVNYPAKKIVCLLNSVLNDLYMLGAKDQVIAIDKWTYDTKDVFELTAQIDERVKNKSLPAIDKNIEEIVGMNPDVVVMWAGQEDDIKTLEDKGVKVVGIQVDNFEQVYTKMEILGKISGKENRAAEIIDYTKKELQNIKNKIKAIDESEKPSSLFVWGPSKLDIAGSNSTGDSIIKMSGAKNSAADINEEHIVAKMEQVVNWNPDFIILWNIKDLDPDDYFKDAQWSNINAIKNKAVVELPHPFYCDLWTVKYIYSVNIIAKTLYPDLFKDADIEKTKADMLKKLYNIDFK is encoded by the coding sequence AAAGCACAACAGTGAAGATTATCGACTCCAGAGGAAAAGAAGTTGAAGTAAACTATCCGGCTAAGAAAATCGTATGTCTGCTAAACAGTGTTTTGAATGACCTTTATATGCTTGGTGCGAAAGACCAGGTTATCGCAATAGACAAATGGACATATGATACAAAGGATGTTTTTGAACTTACTGCGCAGATTGATGAAAGGGTAAAGAACAAGTCACTCCCCGCTATTGACAAAAACATTGAAGAAATCGTTGGGATGAACCCGGATGTGGTAGTCATGTGGGCCGGTCAGGAGGATGATATTAAAACTCTGGAGGACAAAGGGGTTAAGGTAGTAGGAATACAAGTGGATAACTTTGAGCAGGTCTACACAAAGATGGAGATACTGGGCAAAATCTCAGGCAAAGAAAACAGAGCGGCAGAGATTATTGACTACACAAAAAAAGAACTTCAAAATATTAAAAATAAGATTAAAGCTATTGATGAATCAGAGAAGCCGTCATCCCTATTTGTATGGGGACCTTCAAAGCTAGACATCGCCGGAAGCAACAGCACCGGTGACAGTATTATAAAAATGAGTGGAGCGAAAAATTCTGCTGCCGATATAAATGAGGAACATATTGTTGCAAAAATGGAGCAGGTTGTTAACTGGAATCCTGACTTCATCATTTTGTGGAATATCAAGGATTTGGATCCCGATGACTACTTCAAAGATGCACAGTGGAGCAATATAAATGCCATAAAAAACAAAGCAGTTGTTGAGCTGCCCCATCCATTCTATTGCGATCTTTGGACGGTTAAATATATATATTCGGTTAACATCATAGCAAAAACCCTTTACCCTGATTTGTTCAAGGATGCAGACATTGAGAAAACAAAAGCGGATATGCTGAAAAAGTTATATAACATCGATTTTAAATAG
- a CDS encoding LytR/AlgR family response regulator transcription factor, whose protein sequence is MLPAKVVMADDEHGVMLILCSILSKLEGALVIGTADNAKDAIALVREHNPDLAILDIEMPDMKGIELAEKLRDIKPDIAIVFITAHHEYSLDAFKLYASDYILKPIDEDRVKSTFRRIYKMLEISKKSNTSQNTETCRISINLGNERVFIKLDEIFYIEKSGRHTLISCSNGKFKTRQTLQELEKYLGKMFFRSHKSFIINTDRIEKIVSFPNSSYYEVKFNNCEDKALLSRDRISELMKYSDYNV, encoded by the coding sequence TTGTTACCGGCTAAAGTTGTAATGGCTGATGATGAACATGGAGTAATGCTGATACTCTGCTCAATTCTTAGTAAGCTTGAAGGGGCTTTGGTTATAGGAACAGCAGATAATGCTAAAGATGCAATAGCACTTGTAAGAGAGCATAACCCGGATTTAGCTATCCTGGATATTGAGATGCCTGATATGAAAGGGATAGAGTTAGCTGAAAAGCTGAGAGATATAAAACCGGATATAGCAATAGTCTTTATAACCGCACATCATGAATACTCTCTTGATGCATTCAAACTGTATGCATCCGATTATATATTAAAGCCAATTGATGAGGATAGAGTAAAATCTACTTTCCGACGCATATATAAGATGCTGGAAATATCAAAAAAGAGTAATACTTCCCAAAATACGGAGACCTGCAGAATTTCAATAAATCTGGGCAATGAACGAGTCTTTATAAAGCTGGATGAGATATTTTATATAGAAAAATCCGGACGTCACACCCTTATTTCATGCTCCAACGGGAAATTTAAAACCCGACAAACCCTGCAGGAGTTGGAGAAGTACTTGGGAAAGATGTTCTTTCGTTCCCATAAATCTTTCATTATAAACACCGATCGGATTGAAAAGATAGTCTCTTTTCCCAATTCATCGTATTATGAGGTAAAATTCAATAATTGTGAAGACAAGGCTTTACTTAGCCGTGACCGTATATCTGAGCTTATGAAGTATTCTGACTATAATGTTTAA
- a CDS encoding ABC transporter ATP-binding protein, giving the protein MIRFEGVTIAYQKQTVLENVNLEIEKGIITTFLGPNGSGKTSLISSINGTIKPVCGKIYIDDKDISKLKTKKLAGIVATVPQLYNTNFNFTVLEMILLGRSPHIGYVPGKDDIDKADEAIEKIGIEYLRDKEFNRLSGGERQLVMIARAIAQDTEVILLDEPTSYLDLKNQLKVLNVVKQINSSQKVTCIMTLHDPNHALMYSDKIVMFKNGTLETGTIEDMINARNIYEVYGVKADIVKVNNKKFVIPDY; this is encoded by the coding sequence ATGATAAGATTTGAAGGAGTGACAATAGCATATCAAAAGCAAACAGTACTTGAAAATGTTAATCTTGAAATTGAGAAAGGTATAATTACAACCTTTTTGGGGCCCAACGGCAGCGGCAAAACCTCACTGATATCCTCCATCAATGGAACTATAAAACCTGTGTGCGGTAAAATATATATCGATGACAAGGATATTTCAAAACTAAAGACCAAAAAACTTGCCGGAATAGTTGCAACAGTTCCACAATTATATAATACCAACTTTAATTTCACTGTTTTAGAGATGATTTTATTAGGTAGGTCTCCGCATATTGGCTATGTTCCGGGGAAAGATGATATAGATAAAGCGGATGAGGCAATCGAGAAGATAGGTATTGAGTATTTAAGGGATAAAGAATTCAACAGGTTAAGTGGCGGGGAGAGGCAGCTGGTGATGATTGCACGAGCCATTGCTCAGGATACCGAAGTAATACTGCTTGATGAACCTACCTCTTACCTTGATTTAAAAAATCAGCTTAAAGTATTGAATGTTGTAAAGCAAATTAACTCATCGCAAAAAGTTACATGTATAATGACCTTGCATGATCCCAACCATGCGCTCATGTATTCCGACAAGATTGTTATGTTCAAAAACGGAACTTTAGAAACCGGTACAATTGAAGATATGATTAATGCCAGGAATATATATGAGGTATATGGAGTAAAAGCCGATATAGTAAAAGTGAATAATAAAAAATTTGTGATACCCGATTATTAA
- a CDS encoding DUF3842 family protein has translation MRIAVIDGQGGGIGKSIVEKLRKELMEDIEIVALGTNSLATSFMMKAGANEGATGENAIVYNSSKVDIIIGAIGIIAANSMLGELTPTMAKAIAESPAKKVLLPLNR, from the coding sequence GTGAGAATAGCTGTAATAGATGGTCAAGGCGGAGGTATCGGAAAATCAATTGTTGAGAAATTAAGGAAGGAATTGATGGAAGATATTGAAATTGTTGCTCTGGGAACAAACTCGCTTGCCACATCTTTTATGATGAAGGCTGGTGCAAATGAGGGAGCTACAGGAGAAAATGCAATTGTTTATAATTCTAGTAAAGTCGATATAATAATCGGGGCTATAGGAATTATTGCGGCAAATTCAATGTTAGGGGAATTGACTCCAACAATGGCTAAAGCAATTGCTGAAAGTCCAGCTAAAAAAGTGCTTCTTCCATTAAATCGATGA